In Deltaproteobacteria bacterium, one genomic interval encodes:
- the dprA gene encoding DNA-protecting protein DprA, whose protein sequence is MATDAEELGFWIALKLVRGVGCVGYQGLLRAFGYPRAVFSASVHALECAGVRREVAQAVRGFDGWPAVREQLARAERAGARVITWADAEYPANLKQIHDPPPFLFVRGRLQDRDRLAVALVGSRAASSYGLQQTREMSEGLARAGVTVVSGLARGIDAEAHAAAVRVGGRTIAVLGCGVDVVYPSEHHALFMAIANHGAVVSEFLMGTKPDAENFPSRNRIISGLSLGTVIMEATEKSGSLITAHAALEQDREVFAVPGPVSARSRGTHRLIREGAKLTERVEDILEEIAPHLLARRPEPVPTVTLEGLEAEVAAALGEQTRHVDELITRSGLAANQVLEALLLLELKGLVQQLPGQYYSARGALPAARAPHK, encoded by the coding sequence ATGGCGACGGACGCGGAGGAGCTGGGCTTCTGGATCGCCCTGAAGCTGGTGCGCGGTGTCGGCTGCGTCGGCTATCAGGGCTTGCTGCGCGCCTTCGGATATCCCCGGGCGGTGTTCTCGGCCAGCGTGCACGCGCTCGAATGCGCCGGCGTGCGGCGCGAGGTGGCGCAGGCGGTGCGTGGTTTCGATGGTTGGCCGGCGGTGCGCGAACAGCTCGCGCGCGCCGAGCGCGCGGGCGCGCGCGTCATCACTTGGGCGGACGCTGAGTATCCCGCCAACCTCAAACAGATCCATGATCCGCCGCCGTTTCTGTTCGTCCGCGGCCGCTTGCAGGATCGCGATCGGCTGGCGGTGGCGCTGGTCGGCTCGCGCGCGGCCTCGAGTTACGGCTTGCAGCAGACGCGCGAAATGAGCGAAGGCTTGGCGCGCGCGGGGGTCACCGTGGTGAGCGGATTGGCGCGCGGCATCGACGCCGAAGCCCACGCCGCGGCGGTGCGCGTCGGCGGACGCACCATCGCGGTGTTGGGCTGCGGCGTTGACGTAGTCTATCCAAGTGAGCATCATGCGCTGTTCATGGCCATCGCAAACCACGGCGCCGTGGTGTCCGAGTTCCTCATGGGCACCAAACCCGACGCGGAGAACTTCCCCAGCCGCAACCGCATCATCTCGGGCCTGTCGCTGGGAACGGTGATCATGGAAGCGACCGAAAAGAGCGGCTCGCTGATCACTGCCCATGCCGCGCTGGAACAGGATCGCGAAGTCTTCGCCGTGCCCGGGCCGGTCAGTGCCCGCAGCCGCGGCACGCATCGGTTGATCCGTGAGGGCGCCAAATTGACCGAACGGGTGGAGGACATTCTCGAGGAAATCGCTCCGCATTTGCTGGCGCGCCGCCCCGAACCCGTTCCCACGGTGACCCTCGAAGGCCTCGAAGCGGAAGTGGCGGCAGCGCTGGGCGAGCAGACCCGCCACGTCGATGAGTTGATCACCCGCAGCGGACTGGCCGCTAACCAAGTGCTGGAGGCGTTGTTGCTGTTGGAGCTCAAAGGGCTTGTACAACAGCTTCCAGGTCAGTACTACAGCGCGCGGGGTGCGTTGCCCGCGGCGCGTGCGCCACACAAGTGA
- a CDS encoding tyrosine-type recombinase/integrase, translating into MFYRANRGVWCIAYYKDGKEIRETVGTDEDAARKLLKRWVKAKEREDFVTPHEQRITVAELLDARETFLTNRGAKSDSWRSQIAVIRRHFGLDRAAAVSADRIERFVAEERTAGKSPATIKNYLVEFRAAYRLAVKQKRIKPHVVPYFPMPTVNNARKGFFEPEDFEAFVRYLPADYADTARFAYATGWRKGEIASLTWEQVDHTAREVRLYDSKNGEGRTLALDGDAWAVIERRWQARAYVDSRTKQTHVSPLVFHKNGRPIGDIRERWNTALEAAGLPSGSKLFHDLRRSGVRDMVRAGVPQAVAMSISGHKTVSMFLRYNITDGRDQRDALQRTAESRRQRIASTPQPSKVTPLRTALG; encoded by the coding sequence GTGTTCTACCGCGCGAACCGCGGCGTGTGGTGCATCGCGTACTACAAGGACGGCAAAGAGATCCGCGAAACCGTCGGCACCGATGAGGACGCCGCCCGCAAGCTGCTCAAGCGGTGGGTGAAGGCGAAGGAGCGCGAGGACTTCGTCACGCCGCACGAGCAACGCATCACCGTAGCCGAGCTACTCGACGCGCGTGAAACTTTCCTCACCAACAGGGGCGCCAAGTCGGACTCGTGGCGCTCGCAGATCGCCGTGATTCGGCGGCACTTCGGCCTGGACCGCGCCGCAGCGGTGTCCGCCGACCGCATCGAGCGTTTCGTGGCGGAAGAGCGAACGGCCGGGAAGTCCCCAGCCACAATCAAGAACTACCTGGTGGAATTCCGCGCCGCCTACCGCCTGGCCGTCAAGCAAAAGCGCATCAAGCCGCACGTGGTGCCCTATTTCCCGATGCCGACGGTGAACAACGCGCGCAAGGGATTCTTCGAGCCGGAGGACTTCGAGGCGTTCGTGCGGTATCTGCCGGCCGATTACGCCGACACCGCGCGCTTCGCCTACGCAACCGGCTGGCGGAAGGGCGAGATTGCCTCTCTCACCTGGGAGCAAGTCGACCATACAGCCCGCGAGGTGCGGCTCTACGACTCCAAGAACGGCGAAGGTCGGACGCTGGCGCTCGACGGGGACGCCTGGGCCGTGATCGAGCGACGCTGGCAGGCACGCGCCTACGTCGACAGCCGAACGAAGCAGACGCATGTCTCGCCGCTGGTGTTCCACAAGAACGGCCGGCCGATCGGCGACATCCGCGAGCGCTGGAACACAGCGCTCGAAGCCGCGGGGCTTCCCAGCGGGAGCAAGCTGTTCCATGACCTCCGGCGCTCCGGTGTCCGAGACATGGTTCGCGCGGGGGTGCCGCAGGCGGTCGCCATGTCCATCAGCGGTCACAAGACCGTAAGCATGTTCCTGCGCTACAACATCACGGACGGCAGGGACCAACGGGACGCGCTGCAGCGTACCGCCGAATCGCGCCGCCAGCGTATCGCGTCGACACCCCAGCCGTCGAAAGTGACACCCCTTCGGACGGCTCTGGGATGA